One genomic segment of Mastomys coucha isolate ucsf_1 unplaced genomic scaffold, UCSF_Mcou_1 pScaffold22, whole genome shotgun sequence includes these proteins:
- the LOC116067812 gene encoding tripartite motif-containing protein 60-like: MDSTALKNLQDNCTCLICSDFMEDPVTNGCGHNFCHACLCLLWNDLKDTFCPVCQTHLPQRSLSRNHQFRNMIEIIRLLPKRQRKRKRQEEHTVCQKHDQPLVLFCVKDRDVLCTKCSLSVEHQGHYTCSIKKAGSYHQKVLKMSIESVKWGVKEAEEKLALQHRRVLGLRKKTEYQKKKISYEFAQIKLFLQTEYEACLNEININELVSFSELNGYLETLSDHVSTAKDLLKEVEGIHEASDVILLTSTLTAYHRLQNLKYPKPWSFRTEQYGLSLPPQYSGLNRIIKKFQTDVTFDRNTAHPQLVISEDRKSVFYKEARQCVGASPQSFHPWPALLGCKGFYSGRQYWEVKVGDKPRWALGVCQARFSGDWSNWPSGFWAIGRHTENGYVTYGPMRTEFLPVVQPSKIGIFLDYELGELSFYNMNDRSLLYTFRNSFPGTLWPYFYTGTDSEALEILTHPTPDTGSYQVLGQFSQHI, encoded by the coding sequence ATGGACTCCACAGCCCTAAAAAACTTGCAGGACAATTGTACCTGTCTCATTTGCTCAGATTTCATGGAAGACCCAGTGACCAATGGGTGTGGTCACAACTTCTGtcatgcctgcctctgtctgctctgGAATGATCTAAAAGACACTTTTTGCCCTGTCTGTCAGACTCACTTGCCACAGAGAAGCTTAAGCAGGAACCATCAGTTCCGAAACATGATTGAAATCATTAGGCTCCTGccgaagagacagaggaagaggaagaggcaggaagaacacacAGTGTGTCAGAAACATGATCAGCCTCTGGTCTTGTTTTGCGTGAAGGATCGGGATGTCTTATGTACCAAGTGTAGTCTCTCTGTCGAACACCAGGGCCATTACACCTGCTCCATTAAGAAAGCTGGTTCTTATCACCAGAAAGTTCTAAAGATGTCCATTGAAAGTGTTAAGTGGGGAGTGAAGGAAGCTGAAGAAAAGTTAGCTCTGCAGCACAGAAGAGTTCTTGGACTGAGAAAGAAGACggaatatcaaaagaaaaaaataagttatgaaTTTGCCCAAATCAAACTATTCCTGCAAACTGAGTATGAGGCATGTCTAAATGAGATAAATATCAATGAGCTGGTGAGTTTCTCAGAACTGAATGGATATCTTGAGACCCTGTCAGACCATGTTTCCACAGCAAAAGATCTGTTGAAGGAAGTGGAGGGCATACATGAAGCGTCAGATGTCATACTCCTGACAAGCACTCTGACAGCCTACCACAGGTTGCAAAACCTTAAATACCCCAAACCGTGGTCATTCAGGACAGAGCAATATGGCCTCAGTCTCCCACCACAGTATTCTGGCTTGAACAGAATCATCAAGAAATTTCAAACAGATGTGACTTTTGATCGTAACACAGCACACCCTCAGCTTGTTATTTCTGAGGACAGAAAATCTGTGTTTTATAAAGAAGCAAGGCAATGTGTGGGTGCTAGCCCTCAGTCATTTCACCCCTGGCCCGCTCTCCTGGGATGTAAAGGATTCTATTCTGGTCGACAGTACTGGGAAGTCAAAGTGGGAGACAAGCCCAGATGGGCATTGGGTGTGTGTCAAGCCCGTTTTTCTGGGGACTGGAGCAACTGGCCCTCAGGCTTCTGGGCAATTGGGCGGCACACTGAGAATGGCTATGTCACCTATGGACCTATGAGAACTGAGTTTCTGCCAGTGGTGCAACCCAGCAAGATCGGCATATTTTTGGATTATGAATTGGGGGAGCTGTCCTTCTATAATATGAATGACAGGTCTCTTCTCTACACTTTCAGGAATTCTTTTCCTGGCACCCTTTGGCCTTATTTCTATACAGGTACAGATTCTGAAGCTCTTGAAATCTTAACCCACCCCACACCAGACACAGGGTCTTACCAAGTTCTAGGCCAATTTAGCCAGCACATTTAA